A stretch of the Pedobacter sp. MC2016-14 genome encodes the following:
- the pckA gene encoding phosphoenolpyruvate carboxykinase (ATP) encodes MSKVFKNKPDLSRLNLNAERALYQLDVPQLVEEALKNGEGTLADSGALAIDTGEFTGRSPKDRFIVYDDLTRDSVFWGEINIKFSPAHFDSLYDQVTEHLNKNKFYVRDAYACADPAFKTSIRVVTERAYQNLFAHNLFLRYGNQEAEDNEGSDPEWTVVAAPSFLANPVLDGTRQPNFSILNFSRKIILIGGTGYTGEIKKGIFSVLNFILPQNHGMLPMHCSANIGEDGDTAIFFGLSGTGKTTLSADPKRGLIGDDEHGWGRETVFNFEGGCYAKCVDLSFEKEPQIFNAVRFGALLENVNYFAGTRIVDFSDIRKTENTRVAYPIDYISNAVIPSVGNVPKNIFFLTADAFGVLPPISKLTAGQAMFHFISGYTAKVAGTEAGVTEPQLTFSACFGKAFLPLHPTKYAELLGEKLKKHNVKVWLINTGWTGGVYGTGTRMKLAYTRAMITAAMDGLLDEVGFAEHPVFGLMMPMSCPNVPAEILNPRNTWAEGAAYDQKASELAQAFIDNFKQFEEFAGEEMLAAVPKTREIAI; translated from the coding sequence ATGAGCAAAGTTTTTAAAAACAAGCCTGACTTAAGTCGTTTGAATTTAAATGCAGAAAGGGCTTTATATCAGCTGGATGTACCACAGTTGGTTGAAGAAGCATTAAAAAATGGGGAAGGCACGCTCGCTGACAGCGGAGCGCTGGCCATAGACACTGGTGAGTTTACCGGCCGATCACCAAAGGATAGGTTCATAGTCTATGACGACCTTACACGTGACAGTGTATTTTGGGGAGAAATCAATATAAAATTTAGTCCCGCTCATTTTGACAGCTTATATGATCAGGTAACTGAGCACCTCAATAAAAATAAGTTTTATGTACGTGATGCCTATGCCTGTGCAGATCCGGCATTTAAAACATCCATTAGGGTAGTTACGGAAAGGGCTTATCAGAATCTTTTCGCGCACAATCTGTTCTTGCGGTACGGAAACCAGGAAGCGGAAGATAATGAAGGGAGTGACCCGGAATGGACTGTGGTTGCTGCGCCCTCTTTTTTAGCGAATCCTGTTTTGGATGGTACAAGACAGCCTAACTTTTCGATCCTCAACTTTAGCAGAAAGATCATCCTGATTGGCGGCACGGGTTATACAGGGGAAATTAAAAAGGGCATATTCTCTGTATTAAATTTTATTTTGCCTCAAAATCATGGCATGCTTCCTATGCATTGCTCTGCGAATATTGGCGAAGATGGCGATACGGCTATTTTCTTCGGTTTATCTGGAACAGGAAAAACGACGCTTTCTGCGGACCCTAAACGGGGGCTGATTGGGGATGATGAGCATGGTTGGGGAAGGGAAACCGTTTTTAATTTTGAAGGTGGGTGTTATGCGAAATGTGTAGACCTTAGTTTTGAAAAGGAGCCCCAGATATTTAATGCGGTACGTTTTGGTGCGTTACTGGAGAATGTCAATTATTTTGCCGGAACGCGAATTGTAGATTTTTCGGACATCAGAAAAACGGAGAATACCAGGGTCGCTTATCCCATTGATTACATTTCTAATGCTGTAATACCTTCGGTAGGAAACGTTCCTAAGAACATCTTCTTTTTAACTGCTGACGCCTTTGGTGTGCTGCCGCCTATTTCAAAATTGACTGCGGGACAGGCTATGTTTCATTTTATTTCTGGCTATACGGCAAAGGTAGCAGGTACTGAAGCGGGTGTTACAGAACCACAGCTTACCTTTTCGGCCTGCTTTGGAAAGGCCTTTTTGCCGCTGCATCCCACAAAGTATGCAGAATTGCTGGGGGAGAAGCTGAAAAAGCATAACGTAAAGGTCTGGTTGATTAATACTGGCTGGACCGGCGGTGTATATGGAACAGGGACAAGGATGAAACTTGCTTACACACGGGCCATGATTACGGCCGCTATGGATGGACTGCTGGATGAAGTTGGATTTGCCGAACATCCTGTGTTTGGGTTGATGATGCCGATGAGTTGTCCAAATGTCCCGGCAGAAATTTTAAATCCCAGAAATACCTGGGCTGAAGGTGCGGCATACGATCAGAAAGCGAGCGAGCTTGCACAAGCTTTTATAGATAACTTTAAGCAGTTTGAAGAATTTGCGGGAGAAGAAATGCTGGCGGCAGTCCCAAAAACACGCGAAATAGCGATTTAA
- a CDS encoding biopolymer transporter ExbD: MAELDTSGGGKKGGGKVRTKKANTKVDLTAMVDLAFLLITFFMLTTSLSKPIAMDIAKPDKDEKNEQRLELRASQTMTILLGKNDKVAWYMGEAGKSQPNIENFSQIRASIMKNKKDVLAKSGKSIVVVIKPTSASKYKNFVDIMDELNIAQIKSAPAIDDEYILDSEKDFMRQQGIL, translated from the coding sequence ATGGCAGAATTAGATACCTCCGGCGGGGGCAAAAAAGGCGGTGGTAAGGTAAGGACCAAGAAAGCAAATACGAAAGTAGATTTAACCGCGATGGTGGATTTGGCTTTCTTGCTGATTACGTTCTTTATGTTAACTACATCGCTTTCGAAGCCCATAGCTATGGACATTGCCAAGCCGGATAAAGATGAAAAGAATGAACAAAGGTTAGAACTTCGTGCATCTCAAACCATGACCATCCTGCTTGGAAAGAATGATAAAGTAGCCTGGTATATGGGTGAAGCTGGAAAAAGCCAGCCTAATATCGAGAACTTTAGTCAGATCAGAGCATCCATCATGAAGAACAAAAAGGACGTGCTTGCTAAAAGTGGTAAATCAATCGTTGTGGTGATTAAACCAACTTCAGCTTCAAAGTACAAAAACTTTGTTGACATCATGGATGAATTAAACATTGCGCAAATTAAATCTGCTCCGGCAATCGATGATGAATACATCCTGGATTCGGAAAAAGATTTTATGAGACAGCAAGGAATTTTATAA
- a CDS encoding PstS family phosphate ABC transporter substrate-binding protein yields MKNIGFLLLLVLLISCRNGAKEGTEEEVSRTSGKVTLLVDESYVGIINKEIEVFKSDYPNAEFKIIPGNESKMLPTFLNDSVRTMVLSRPLSAEEEKPYQKKGIRVYTSRFAIDGIALITHKDNSDSTITAEEVIGIMQGNGAGKNLVFNNPYSSTIRYFKELAKVKELPAKGVYTLQTNDDVIKYVAENKNFIGVLGVNWIMENEETMASSLAAVKLIGVKNIKGKKGGDAYYKPTQANLISGIYPFLRNICIINAEGKDGLATGFANWLLSPRGQLIVLKSAFGPNQIISREFNLKSTK; encoded by the coding sequence ATGAAGAATATTGGTTTTTTACTTTTGCTTGTTCTGCTGATTTCTTGTAGAAATGGTGCGAAAGAAGGTACTGAAGAGGAAGTTTCCCGTACATCGGGAAAGGTTACCTTGCTGGTTGACGAATCTTACGTTGGTATTATAAATAAAGAAATAGAAGTTTTTAAATCGGATTATCCGAATGCTGAATTTAAAATTATTCCTGGTAACGAAAGCAAAATGCTGCCAACCTTCCTGAACGATAGCGTGAGAACGATGGTTTTATCAAGGCCACTTAGTGCAGAGGAAGAGAAACCCTATCAAAAAAAGGGCATCCGGGTTTATACCTCCAGATTTGCCATTGACGGAATTGCTTTGATTACCCATAAAGATAATAGCGACTCTACCATAACTGCAGAAGAAGTAATTGGCATTATGCAGGGAAATGGAGCAGGAAAGAACCTTGTGTTTAATAATCCTTATTCAAGCACGATCAGGTATTTTAAAGAGTTGGCAAAAGTTAAAGAATTGCCTGCCAAGGGTGTTTATACTTTACAGACCAATGACGATGTTATCAAATATGTTGCAGAAAATAAAAACTTTATTGGCGTATTAGGCGTAAATTGGATTATGGAAAATGAGGAGACGATGGCTTCCTCACTGGCCGCTGTGAAATTAATAGGGGTTAAGAATATAAAAGGGAAAAAAGGAGGGGATGCTTATTATAAACCGACCCAGGCAAATCTGATTAGTGGCATTTATCCTTTTTTGAGGAATATATGTATTATTAATGCGGAGGGTAAAGATGGCTTGGCTACGGGTTTTGCAAACTGGTTATTGAGCCCCCGGGGACAATTAATCGTTTTAAAGTCTGCATTTGGTCCAAATCAAATCATCTCAAGGGAATTTAACCTGAAAAGTACAAAGTAA
- a CDS encoding biopolymer transporter ExbD: MPRAKVQRKSTSIDMTAMCDVSFLLLTFFILTATARQPDPLEIKIPSSTYKIPVPDVDIAKLTIGHGQVYYEVAGQDVKAATLDKMAAEYKLTFTPEQRKRFSVLPSFGVPIQNLGAWLDLTNEKRKTSGYETGIPADSTDNQLAQWIMQSRHAVAELHSTPMRVSIKGDADEEYPVVKKIVDILQKQKINKFSLITSAEGGAK; this comes from the coding sequence ATGCCAAGAGCAAAGGTTCAAAGAAAGAGTACTTCGATCGATATGACCGCCATGTGCGACGTGTCTTTCCTATTGCTTACTTTCTTTATATTAACAGCAACAGCACGTCAGCCTGATCCTCTGGAAATAAAAATCCCATCTTCAACATATAAAATTCCGGTTCCGGATGTAGATATCGCGAAGCTTACGATTGGTCATGGACAGGTGTATTATGAGGTAGCAGGCCAGGATGTGAAAGCCGCTACATTGGATAAAATGGCTGCGGAATACAAATTAACTTTTACCCCGGAGCAGCGTAAAAGATTCAGCGTACTTCCTTCATTTGGTGTGCCTATTCAAAATTTAGGTGCCTGGTTGGACCTGACTAACGAAAAAAGGAAGACATCAGGATATGAAACAGGAATTCCTGCGGATTCTACTGACAACCAGTTAGCACAATGGATTATGCAATCCCGTCATGCCGTGGCCGAATTACATTCAACGCCAATGCGTGTGAGTATCAAAGGAGATGCCGATGAGGAGTATCCTGTGGTTAAAAAGATTGTGGATATCCTGCAGAAACAAAAAATTAATAAATTTAGTTTAATTACATCGGCCGAGGGCGGTGCTAAATAA
- the metK gene encoding methionine adenosyltransferase, translating to MPYLFTSESVSEGHPDKIADQISDALIDNFLAFDAESKVACETLVTTGQVILAGEVKSKTYLDVQQIARDVIKKIGYTKSEYMFEANSCGILSAIHEQSQDINQGVDRTTKEEQGAGDQGMMFGYATNETENYMPLALDLSHTLLQELAILRRENKEITYLRPDAKSQVTLEYSDNNKPLRIAAIVISTQHDDFDEEATMLAKIKNDLITILIPRIIAKYPQYAHFFNDQIEYHINPTGKFVIGGPHGDTGLTGRKIIVDTYGGKGAHGGGAFSGKDPSKVDRSAAYATRHIAKNLVAAGVADEILVQVSYAIGVAKPMGIYINTYGTSKVKLNDGEIAKIVEEIFDMRPYFIEQRLKLRNPIYSETAAYGHMGRKPETVTKTFRTPNGEEKVLTVELFTWEKLDFTDKVKAAFSFV from the coding sequence ATGCCTTATTTATTTACGTCAGAATCTGTTTCTGAAGGCCATCCTGATAAAATTGCAGATCAAATATCAGACGCATTAATTGATAACTTTCTAGCTTTCGATGCCGAGTCGAAAGTTGCCTGCGAAACCCTGGTAACAACTGGTCAGGTAATCTTAGCCGGAGAAGTAAAGTCTAAAACTTATCTGGATGTTCAGCAAATTGCCAGGGACGTAATTAAGAAAATCGGCTATACCAAAAGCGAATATATGTTTGAAGCAAACTCATGTGGCATTTTATCTGCCATACATGAGCAGTCGCAAGACATTAACCAGGGTGTAGACAGAACTACTAAAGAAGAACAAGGTGCTGGTGATCAGGGAATGATGTTTGGTTATGCAACTAACGAAACTGAGAACTATATGCCATTGGCACTGGATTTATCTCATACCTTACTGCAGGAATTAGCAATTTTAAGACGCGAAAATAAAGAAATCACTTATTTACGCCCTGATGCTAAATCACAGGTAACACTGGAATACAGCGACAACAACAAACCGCTTCGCATTGCGGCCATTGTAATTTCTACACAACACGACGATTTTGACGAAGAAGCAACCATGCTGGCTAAAATCAAAAACGACCTGATCACGATCTTAATTCCAAGGATCATCGCCAAATATCCTCAATATGCACATTTCTTTAACGATCAGATTGAATACCACATCAACCCTACAGGTAAATTTGTAATTGGTGGTCCTCATGGCGATACTGGCCTAACAGGCCGTAAAATCATTGTAGATACTTATGGTGGTAAAGGTGCGCATGGTGGTGGTGCCTTCTCCGGAAAAGATCCTTCTAAAGTAGACCGTTCTGCTGCTTATGCTACCCGTCATATTGCAAAGAACCTGGTAGCAGCTGGTGTTGCTGATGAAATACTGGTACAGGTAAGTTATGCTATCGGTGTTGCTAAACCAATGGGTATTTATATCAATACCTATGGAACTTCAAAAGTAAAACTTAATGATGGCGAGATAGCTAAAATTGTTGAAGAAATATTTGACATGCGCCCGTATTTTATTGAGCAACGCTTAAAATTAAGAAACCCTATTTATAGCGAAACAGCAGCATATGGCCACATGGGCAGAAAACCAGAAACGGTGACCAAAACCTTCAGAACGCCAAACGGCGAGGAAAAGGTGTTGACAGTAGAACTTTTTACCTGGGAAAAACTAGACTTCACAGATAAAGTTAAAGCAGCTTTTTCATTTGTTTAA
- a CDS encoding MotA/TolQ/ExbB proton channel family protein — MANAPKPTTVQKESSTASNLFATLVIPICIIIGILLYKFVLGDPANFADGDPTKEPLVGNYAGMAYKGGVIVPVLMGMFLMVIVFSVERFIVIGKATGSGSLDAFVKKVQGLLSANNIEAAMAECDKQKGSVANVIKSGLKKYREMETETNMDTDQKCLAIQKDIEEATTLEMPMLEQNLTVVATLVSVGTLTGLLGTVTGMIKAFGGLATSGAPDQAALASGISEALINTATGIGTSTVAIIMYNILTSKIDKLTYAIDEAGFSIIQTYASTHK, encoded by the coding sequence ATGGCAAACGCACCAAAACCAACAACAGTTCAGAAAGAAAGCTCTACAGCTTCAAACTTATTCGCTACCCTTGTTATTCCTATCTGTATTATCATAGGTATTTTATTGTACAAATTTGTATTGGGTGATCCAGCCAACTTTGCTGACGGAGATCCAACAAAAGAGCCATTAGTAGGTAACTATGCAGGTATGGCTTACAAAGGGGGAGTTATCGTACCAGTATTAATGGGGATGTTTTTAATGGTAATCGTATTCTCTGTAGAAAGGTTTATTGTTATTGGTAAAGCAACAGGATCAGGAAGTTTAGATGCTTTCGTGAAAAAAGTACAAGGACTTTTAAGTGCTAATAACATTGAAGCGGCTATGGCTGAGTGTGATAAGCAAAAAGGTTCTGTGGCGAACGTAATCAAATCTGGTTTGAAAAAATACCGTGAGATGGAAACTGAAACCAACATGGATACAGATCAGAAATGTCTTGCCATCCAAAAAGATATTGAAGAAGCAACTACTTTGGAGATGCCAATGTTAGAGCAAAACTTAACTGTTGTAGCTACATTGGTTTCTGTGGGTACATTGACAGGTCTGTTGGGAACAGTAACAGGTATGATCAAGGCCTTCGGTGGTTTGGCTACATCTGGAGCTCCGGATCAGGCAGCACTTGCAAGTGGTATCTCTGAGGCCCTAATCAACACAGCTACTGGTATTGGTACTTCTACTGTTGCGATTATCATGTACAACATTCTGACTTCTAAAATTGATAAATTGACTTATGCGATTGATGAAGCTGGTTTTAGCATCATCCAAACTTATGCTTCTACGCATAAATAA
- a CDS encoding translation initiation factor, whose protein sequence is MSTKKKVLNDFGGIMYSTDPGFVYEEEEQSPREALPNNQQDLRVTLDRKNRGGKAVTLITGFAGTEEELDKLAKTLKSKCGVGGAAKDGEILIQGDFRDKVILLLQKEGFKVKKSGG, encoded by the coding sequence ATGAGCACTAAAAAGAAAGTATTGAATGATTTTGGTGGAATCATGTATTCTACGGATCCTGGGTTTGTCTACGAAGAAGAGGAGCAAAGTCCCCGGGAAGCATTACCCAATAACCAGCAAGATCTTAGGGTGACGCTTGACCGTAAAAACCGCGGCGGTAAGGCTGTTACTTTAATTACCGGGTTTGCGGGAACGGAGGAAGAACTGGACAAGCTGGCAAAAACACTAAAAAGCAAATGCGGTGTTGGCGGGGCAGCAAAGGACGGGGAAATTTTGATTCAGGGAGATTTTAGAGACAAGGTTATTTTACTGCTGCAAAAGGAAGGTTTTAAAGTTAAAAAATCTGGCGGATAA
- a CDS encoding diacylglycerol kinase family protein, with protein MTKTNILFIINPISGGKNKLKIPGIIEAHLDHRQFNANFSFTEYVGHAAEIAEEAANHNFDVIVAVGGDGTINEIGTKVMKSNKVLGIIPFGSGNGLARFLKIPMNTKGAIEVINKLHISKIDTATFNDKYFFNMAGMGFDAHISSIFAGNKKRGLSGYVKLGLKEMMDYKAQQYDITVDGIAYSRKAFVVSIANSSQYGNNAHVSPRASVTDGLLDVCIIKKFPLYKMPVLAMEMILAKTDHSELVEIIRGKHIQIGREADAAIHIDGEPFFMGADIEITVDPLSLQIITPL; from the coding sequence TTGACAAAAACTAACATCCTATTTATCATCAACCCGATATCGGGAGGAAAGAATAAATTAAAGATCCCGGGAATTATTGAGGCCCATCTGGACCATAGGCAGTTTAACGCTAATTTTAGTTTTACGGAATACGTAGGGCATGCGGCGGAAATAGCTGAGGAAGCTGCAAATCATAATTTTGACGTCATTGTAGCTGTGGGTGGCGATGGTACCATTAATGAGATTGGTACCAAGGTGATGAAAAGCAATAAAGTGCTGGGGATTATTCCGTTTGGCTCGGGCAATGGCCTGGCCCGGTTTTTAAAAATCCCCATGAACACGAAGGGCGCTATTGAGGTGATCAATAAATTACATATTTCTAAAATTGATACGGCCACATTTAACGATAAATACTTTTTTAACATGGCAGGGATGGGTTTCGATGCCCACATCAGTTCAATTTTTGCAGGTAATAAAAAACGTGGCTTATCGGGTTATGTAAAACTGGGTTTAAAAGAAATGATGGACTATAAAGCTCAGCAATATGATATTACTGTTGATGGAATTGCATACAGCAGAAAAGCTTTTGTAGTTAGCATTGCAAATTCTTCACAGTACGGCAACAATGCGCATGTATCCCCGCGGGCCTCAGTTACCGATGGCTTATTGGATGTATGCATCATTAAAAAGTTTCCATTGTATAAAATGCCTGTATTGGCAATGGAAATGATATTGGCTAAAACCGATCACTCTGAGCTGGTAGAGATCATCAGGGGTAAGCATATTCAAATTGGGAGGGAGGCAGATGCAGCCATCCACATTGATGGGGAGCCATTTTTTATGGGTGCTGACATTGAGATCACCGTTGATCCCTTATCTTTGCAAATCATTACACCGTTATGA
- a CDS encoding energy transducer TonB, which translates to MLGSKIDLFGKEWLDVVFEKKNKGYGAYELRRQNSSNTTKAMLLAGTVFILAFLTPKILSLIEGAVPEDEIVKQVEVTVQPPPPVNPETPPPPPVEPPPPKQDQVKFPPPIVKPDELVRDEEPPQIEDLKKADPGQKTIAGDPDADIVIAGPVGDGPKQAAVVEDTKVYDFVSIETQPGFPGGMDKFYKYLQKAVRYPPMAQENNIQGKVFLSFVVEKNGELTDIKVDRKLGGGTDEEAVRVLKASPRWTPGIQNGKPVRVKYNIPISFTLSQ; encoded by the coding sequence ATGTTAGGTTCAAAAATAGATTTATTTGGGAAGGAATGGCTTGATGTTGTTTTTGAAAAGAAAAATAAGGGCTATGGCGCTTACGAGCTTCGCCGTCAAAATTCATCAAATACAACCAAAGCTATGCTTTTGGCAGGAACGGTATTTATACTTGCGTTTCTGACTCCAAAGATCCTAAGCCTGATCGAAGGAGCAGTTCCCGAAGATGAAATCGTTAAACAGGTAGAGGTAACGGTACAACCGCCGCCGCCTGTAAACCCGGAGACTCCGCCACCACCACCGGTAGAGCCACCGCCGCCAAAGCAGGATCAGGTGAAATTTCCACCTCCTATCGTGAAGCCAGATGAGCTGGTACGTGACGAGGAGCCTCCTCAGATTGAGGATTTAAAGAAAGCAGACCCTGGACAAAAAACAATTGCCGGTGATCCGGATGCGGACATCGTAATTGCAGGACCTGTAGGTGATGGTCCTAAACAGGCTGCGGTAGTAGAGGATACTAAAGTATATGATTTCGTAAGTATTGAAACTCAACCTGGTTTCCCGGGCGGTATGGACAAGTTCTATAAATACTTGCAGAAAGCTGTAAGATATCCTCCTATGGCACAGGAAAACAACATTCAAGGTAAAGTATTTTTATCTTTTGTGGTTGAGAAAAATGGTGAATTAACAGACATCAAAGTTGACCGTAAATTGGGCGGTGGTACGGATGAGGAAGCTGTTCGGGTATTAAAGGCTAGTCCGCGCTGGACTCCTGGTATTCAGAATGGTAAACCGGTTCGTGTTAAGTACAACATCCCGATTAGTTTTACTTTATCTCAATAG